AGTAGGAACTATAAAATATATAGAGATTATTATAGATTCCATGATCAGTCTGGGCTTGCTGGAGCGGTGGTTTTGGGACCAATGATGAAACACATGTGGCCCTGTATGGCTGAAAGACACATTCGTTCTAGCCCGCGGACGGTGGGCCTAGTTTAGGAGTACGTGGGATGACCTCGCACGGCTCGGGCAGTTGGGCGAGAGAGACGCAGCGATTGTTGGTCTCGGCCAGGCGGCCCagcaatcttttttttttttacgtTGACGCGGCCCAGCAATCTCGCCAGTAGACGCACGCGGCACGCACTCGTCACGCATTTGGAAGTTTGATTTGAAGAGATTCAGAGCCGGAGGGAACAGTTATGCGTACCAGCAGTTTGCACGTCATTTGAACTCAAGCACTGCCCAACGTTCGCCAGGCGCGCCGTACGTACATCTACATAAGAACGCGCCCATGAACAGCCGAGCAGCAAACCAACCGCTTGCTTTTTCCAGTCTCTGGGAACGTCGCGAAAACAGTTCCACTTCCACGTACGTTCTCTCACCAAGAACGCACCCATGGACCGCAGCAACGTCGCCGCGGCCGGTGCGGTGTCTGTCGAGGTGCGCGGCGGCTCGCCGCCGGCGGGCGCGGGGAGGAAGCGCCGCGCGGTGGCGAGGGGCGTCCAGAGCACGCTCTCCAAGACGTCCATGCTGGCCAACTTCCTCCCCACGGGCACGCTGCTGACCTTCGAGATGCTCCTCCCGGCCGCCTCGGGCGACGGCACCTGCTCGGCGGTCAGCGTCGCGATGCTCAGGGCGCTCCTCGCGCTCTGCGCCGCCTCATGCTTCCTCTTCCACTTCACCGACAGCTTCCGCGCGCCGGACGGGAAGGTGTACTACGGCTTCGTCACGCCGCGGGGCCTGTCGCTGTTCAGGACCGGGCTCGACGGCGTCGAGGTGCCCAGGGAGGAGAGGTACCGGCTCGCCTTCGTCGACGTCGTGCACGCCGTCATGTCGGTGCTGGTCTTCGCGGCCGTCGCGCTCGCGGACTACCGGGTCTCCGGGTGCCTCGTCACCGGCCACCGCAAGGAGATGGACGAGGTGATGGAGAGCTTCCCGCTCATGGTGGGCGCCGTGTGCAGCGGCCTCTTCCTGGTGTTCCCAAACACCCGCTACGGCATCGGTTGCTTGGCTGCGTAGAAACAGCAGAGACCAGAACAGAGAGTATGGCAGTGTAACTTTCTTCCGTACCTGTGAATCTGTGATCAAACGGTGTCTTGGATCATTTTATGCTTCATGTTTTCTTAGCACCTGTAAAAACTTGGATGTGATGTGATCCTATCTTACCctttcgctggtctgaaacttgactgaaactggctgaaaaacacggttccggctgaattgttgtgagagaaaaacactgttccggctgaaaaaaggagccaaatatggggtaagccgaacagagcctTAATCAGTAATGATTTGAAATTACTTCAGAATGAGTC
The nucleotide sequence above comes from Miscanthus floridulus cultivar M001 chromosome 18, ASM1932011v1, whole genome shotgun sequence. Encoded proteins:
- the LOC136522036 gene encoding protein DMP8-like, giving the protein MDRSNVAAAGAVSVEVRGGSPPAGAGRKRRAVARGVQSTLSKTSMLANFLPTGTLLTFEMLLPAASGDGTCSAVSVAMLRALLALCAASCFLFHFTDSFRAPDGKVYYGFVTPRGLSLFRTGLDGVEVPREERYRLAFVDVVHAVMSVLVFAAVALADYRVSGCLVTGHRKEMDEVMESFPLMVGAVCSGLFLVFPNTRYGIGCLAA